DNA sequence from the Methylacidiphilum kamchatkense Kam1 genome:
GAGAGATTTATCTTGAGCGTTTTTGATGACAGGGGTGATGAGTCCATCCTCTAATGCCACAGCAAGAGCAATATTGATAACGTTATGTTTTAAGATAGAATCAATGTTCCAGGAAGCATTGACGGAAGGTACTTTTTTTGCAGCTTCAACGGTAGCCTTTAAGAAGAAGTCGTTGTAAGTGAATTTCCATGGTTGCTCATGCTGCGAATAATAAAGGTTAAGCTCATTTCTCAAACGCGAAAGAGAGCTAACGAAGATTTCTGTTTCTAGATAAAAATGGGGAATGGTAGTCTTGCTCTCTAAAAGACGTTTTGCGATTTTTTCCCGCATCATTGAAAGAGGAATTTTGGTCTCGGACAAACCGAGTTGTGGTGTAGCAGAAATACCAGGAGGCTTTTGAACAGGGAGCTTTTCTTTCTGTTCTAGAGCTTTCTGTTCTAAAGACCCCAAAACATCCCTTTTTAGAATTCTGCCACCAGGACCAGTTCCTTGAATTGAGGAAAGTTCAATACCTTCTTCTCGAGCAATTTTCCTGGCTAAAGGAGAAGATTTTATCCTTTGGGAAGGCTCTTTTGTAGTAACTTCTCTAAGTTGGCCGATTGGTTTTGTCAAAGAACTAGTTTCTTTCGTCTCCATCGCTTCTTTTTGAACTTGTGGAGCCGAAATGGCTTCTTCCGATTCCGATTCTATTAAAGCAATAGGAGCGTTGACTGGAGCTCTTCCCCCCTCTGGAAGAAGAATTTTTTTAAGGACACCAGATTCGAAAGCTTCTAAATCCATGATTGCTTTATCTGTTTCAATTTCCGCAATCACTTCCCCCTCTTGGATGGGGTCTCCTTCTTTTTTTAACCATCTAACAATCTGCCCTTCGGACATCGAAGGGCTCAACAAAGGCATAGTAATTTCTTTCATTGAGGATTAGTAATCTGTTTTTAAATGATGTTATTTTTTATGTAAAGAATGCTTTTTTTTTATTCAATCATTAAAAATCATAATGTCGTTCTCTCTCTATTATCAATGTGAAAGTATTGAATCTTTTTACTTTAAAGAAACAAAATTAA
Encoded proteins:
- a CDS encoding pyruvate dehydrogenase complex dihydrolipoamide acetyltransferase, coding for MKEITMPLLSPSMSEGQIVRWLKKEGDPIQEGEVIAEIETDKAIMDLEAFESGVLKKILLPEGGRAPVNAPIALIESESEEAISAPQVQKEAMETKETSSLTKPIGQLREVTTKEPSQRIKSSPLARKIAREEGIELSSIQGTGPGGRILKRDVLGSLEQKALEQKEKLPVQKPPGISATPQLGLSETKIPLSMMREKIAKRLLESKTTIPHFYLETEIFVSSLSRLRNELNLYYSQHEQPWKFTYNDFFLKATVEAAKKVPSVNASWNIDSILKHNVINIALAVALEDGLITPVIKNAQDKSLMTLSKEAKELIQKAQERKLSPEEYMGGTITVSNLGMYGIDNFFAIIDPPQAMILAIGAVVKKPLIDSQNNIIVGEVVRVTASCDHRVIDGATGAKFLKEFKSLLENPLSMLV